The nucleotide sequence TGAAGTCATTTCTTTACCTCGCAGGCACTCAACTCGATTTTTCTGACGGGCTAAATGGAAAGGGCTTTCATTTTGTGAATCCGAATGCGGCGCGTTCGTGCGGCTGTGGGGAATCGTTTTCGGTTTAGTTTTATAATGGGAGAGATAAAAACCTTTTCAGTGAAGTCTCAAGATGACTTGTGGTTTTATGAAAAGCAAATAAACCTCTTCGATATTTTAGAGTTTTTCCCTTTTGACGCCATTGGAAATGGTGAGAAGGAGGGGAAACTGATTAAAATTGAAACGGATCTGGGGTGGTCATTTGAAACCGATATTGAACGCGGGAAATTTTGTTTTCGAAAAAAATCGAAGTCGCAGCCCGGTACAGGAAAGTGGGTCGTGGAATCAGGATTAAAAGCCGGTGACCAAATTGCTCTTGAAAAGTTAGGGGAATATCACTTTAGACTTTATAAAATTAATGCTGTTTAAGCCTAACGAATCATTTTTTTCTGTATTATACTGAGTACAATTTCTTAGAAGTACATTTTCACTAAGGAGAAACCATCATGCTCGAAACACTTTTTATTTTAAGCGGACTTGCCTTGACAATGGCCTTATTTTTGGATTTTCCAAAGGAAATAATGGTCACTTTTGTTCAAATTTCCTACAATAAAATATTTGGACAAGAACGCAATTCATCTCCTTCAGCCCAAGATTCTCGGGTATTTTTCAAACACAGACGTTACTAACTTATGGAAACCAAAGCCTTATTGGAATTTGACATTCAAGATTTTCTTTGGAATGGAATTTTGAAGGAAACCGTGTTTCGTGAAAAACTTGAATCGCATGATTGGTCGCAATACGATGGCAAAAAGGTTATTGTTAAAGGGTGCGGTTCAACCCCAATTCCCACTTGGGCATATATGGTTGTAACGGGCTATTTGGTTCAGCATGCCTCAAAGATTATGTACGGCGAGGCTTGCGCGGCGGTTCCGATTTACAAAAAGCCCAAAACCGTAGATACTGAAGTTGAAACACTTAGCGAAGCGGAGCGCGTTTCAAGCTAATCAATCTCTTTTATCACTTCAACCCCCTCACTTTTCTCTCCTTGAACCCACGCGTTAAATCATTTTTTAGTGGTTTCGTTTCACCTCAAATAATGATATTTTTGGCAATCCATTTTGGAATGTGGGTTTAAGTAAGGCTTAACCCACATTTTTCTTTTCAACACTTTTCAAACTTTTATGTCAGAAACAAAATCGTACGGTTTACTCAAAGGAAAGAAG is from Chloroherpetonaceae bacterium and encodes:
- a CDS encoding DUF2480 family protein; the protein is METKALLEFDIQDFLWNGILKETVFREKLESHDWSQYDGKKVIVKGCGSTPIPTWAYMVVTGYLVQHASKIMYGEACAAVPIYKKPKTVDTEVETLSEAERVSS